Proteins encoded together in one Anopheles darlingi chromosome 3, idAnoDarlMG_H_01, whole genome shotgun sequence window:
- the LOC125954175 gene encoding peritrophin-1 — protein sequence MIGNKSTLQLIGLVVLVAVIDCTAAQLNPDPCAGTTTQSFLPHPTNCTLYISCYAGVGYEVSCPPGYFFNVTATQCDVKEGEGCPASCPPDGIAFLPDPAGRCEFYVICIGGVEIPDQECAEGLYFDATLEECNFPNATNCINNPCSTDPAEPQPEYHPSDTDCTHYILCLAGEPIERTCPPNLHFDPVELKCVVGPCPDPNAPVDPPPI from the exons ATGATCGGCAACAAATCTA CATTACAGCTGATAGGactggtggtcctggtggcgGTGATCGACTGCACCGCGGCACAACTTAACCCGGACCCGTGTGccggaacaacaacacagtCCTTCTTGCCACATCCGACCAACTGTACGCTGTACATCTCGTGCTATGCAGGTGTGGGATACGAGGTGTCGTGTCCTCCGGGCTATTTCTTCAACGTCACCGCAACGCAGTGCGATGTAAAGGAAGGCGAAGGGTGTCCGGCGAGCTGCCCACCAGATGGTATCGCTTTTCTTCCCGATCCCGCGGGACGGTGTGAATTTTACGTAATTTGCATCGGTGGTGTCGAAATTCCGGATCAAGAGTGTGCGGAAGGCCTGTACTTTGATGCAACACTGGAAGAGTGCAACTTTCCCAATGCTACCAACTGTATTAACAATCCGTGCAGCACGGATCCAGCCGAGCCGCAGCCGGAATATCACCCGAGTGACACGGATTGCACGCACTACATCTTGTGTCTGGCTGGGGAACCGATCGAGAGGACGTGCCCTCCGAACTTGCATTTCGATCCAGTTGAACTGAAGTGTGTTGTCGGCCCATGC CCTGATCCTAATGCTCCTGTGGATCCTCCACCTATTTAA